CGGCGAACCTCATCACGGCCTACAACAGGAATGTTATTTTCTACGTTACAAGCAACAATACAAGAACCACAACCTGTACAGGCATTCAAATCGATTGCCATAACCCAGTTGTTACCTGGTTTTTCATATTGATCCCAAAGATCGTAATCTTTATGCTCGCCCTTTTCGTTGCCCGCTCCAGGATTTTTCAGATACTCCTTAAAGGTAGCCTCTTTAATCACTGCACGACCTTCGAAAGAGTGGTGAGTTTGTGTTTGAGCCAATTCGTAGTATCCACCTGTTGGAGTGATGGTTACCGAAGTAGCGTATTGCATTGTTCCATTAACAAAAGAAACAAAAGGGAAAGCATTTTTACCTACATCGTTACCGGCTTTACCAGTTTTGGTACGGCCATAACCTACGGCGATAGATGCAGTTCCTTGTGCTTGTCCTGGTTGGATCAATACCGGAAGATCTACTGAATATCCGTTGCTGGCTTTAACAGTTACAACATCAAATTCTTTAACCTTTAATTTTTCAGCAAATTTTGGCGCAATGGCAACAAAGTTATCCCAGGTTACTTTAGAAACCGGATCAGGTAACTCTTGCAGGAACGCGTTGTTGGCATTCTTACCATCACGCATCGGGATGTTTTCGTAAACCTGTAACTCTACTTCTTTAGCCAAAGCTTTGCTGCTATTGGTAATTGAAGTAGCTACTGCAGCTAACGATAAAGTGAAGCTGTAAGCAGCAGCAGCTTTTGCAGCTGTTGTAACCACACCTTTCTCTAACACCTCTTCCCATTTCAAACCTGCAGCTGGTAATACTTTAGCTTCCCAGTTGCTGCGAACAAACTGATAGTAATCTTTAACAGGAGCATCAGCCCAGGTTAATAAACTTTCTTCTGCCTGACGGCTATTGAAAACCGGGTTAATGGTTGGCTGAACGATAGAATAATATCCTTCGTAAGCGTTTGCATCACCCCATGATTCTAAGTAGTTGTGGTTAATGGCAATTGCATCACAAAGCGTAGCCGTTTCATCAGCACGGTCTGAGAATGAAATTTTCGCCGGAACTTTAGCTAAAGCATCAGTAAATGCTTTCGGGTTTGCAGCATCGTAAGCAGGGTTGCTGTTTAAGAATAAAACTGCACCAACTTCGCCACGACCCATTTCAGCAACTAAACCATTAAATTCGGCATCGTTACCAGCATATAGGTAGCAAGGATTATCTAAATCGATAGTAGTACCATAACTTCCGATAGCGGCGTTAATGGCATTTACTAAAATTTGTGTAGAAACATCGTTCGAACCACAAACTACAAGGCCTTTACCTTTAGCTTGCAATAATTCTTTAGCAACCAATTTAATTACTTTATCAGCTGTAGCATTATTACCTAATGTTCCTCCAGGTAAAGCCTGACCAGTAATTGCGTTGTATAAAGCGATTAATGCAGGGCCTTCTTCTGATAATTTAACCGGAATACGGGTATCTGCATTGGTACCTGTTAAGCTCATTCCACTTTCGAACTGAATGTGGCGGCTCATTTTTTTATTTGCTAACGATTTGTAGTTACGGTTAGCTGTATATTGAGCAGTAAACTCTTCTCCGCTAATCCATGTACCTAAGAAATCGGCACTGAAACTTACAATTAAATCGGCCTTATCAAAATTGTATTTAGGTAAAACGGCTTTACCGAAACTGTTTTGGTTCGCCTGGATAATACCAGTATAAGAAACCGCATCATACTGAACCAATTTAGCAGCAGGGTATTTGGTCACAAACTGTGCAATTACTGCATTAGTTGATGGGCTATTTACCGTTGATGCTACAATACGGATTTTCTTCCCACCCGCCTGTGCTTTTGCCAACTCGCCTTTTACATAGCTGTCGATTTTTGCCCAGGTAGTTTCTTCAACCTGCCCACCTTTTACTGTAGCAGGTGCTTTTAGTTTAGATACATCGTATAAATCTAATACAGAAGCCTGCGCTCTTGCATCGGTACCGC
The nucleotide sequence above comes from Pedobacter riviphilus. Encoded proteins:
- a CDS encoding TAT-variant-translocated molybdopterin oxidoreductase; this encodes MESNKKYWKGLEEYNNTPDFVKNNKNEFAEPLPIEDVLNEAGLSTVTPRRDFLKALGFGLGAVTLAACQSTPLKKSIPYLVKPEEVTPGIPNYYTSSFNGQSILVKTREGRPIKIEPNPNAGQFNCGTDARAQASVLDLYDVSKLKAPATVKGGQVEETTWAKIDSYVKGELAKAQAGGKKIRIVASTVNSPSTNAVIAQFVTKYPAAKLVQYDAVSYTGIIQANQNSFGKAVLPKYNFDKADLIVSFSADFLGTWISGEEFTAQYTANRNYKSLANKKMSRHIQFESGMSLTGTNADTRIPVKLSEEGPALIALYNAITGQALPGGTLGNNATADKVIKLVAKELLQAKGKGLVVCGSNDVSTQILVNAINAAIGSYGTTIDLDNPCYLYAGNDAEFNGLVAEMGRGEVGAVLFLNSNPAYDAANPKAFTDALAKVPAKISFSDRADETATLCDAIAINHNYLESWGDANAYEGYYSIVQPTINPVFNSRQAEESLLTWADAPVKDYYQFVRSNWEAKVLPAAGLKWEEVLEKGVVTTAAKAAAAYSFTLSLAAVATSITNSSKALAKEVELQVYENIPMRDGKNANNAFLQELPDPVSKVTWDNFVAIAPKFAEKLKVKEFDVVTVKASNGYSVDLPVLIQPGQAQGTASIAVGYGRTKTGKAGNDVGKNAFPFVSFVNGTMQYATSVTITPTGGYYELAQTQTHHSFEGRAVIKEATFKEYLKNPGAGNEKGEHKDYDLWDQYEKPGNNWVMAIDLNACTGCGSCIVACNVENNIPVVGRDEVRRRREMHWIRIDRYYSYETKDGDVTREKEIAKLEDLDHVSVVHQPMLCQHCDHAPCETVCPVLATVHSSDGLNHMAYNRCVGTRYCANNCPYKVRRFNWFNYWNDSRFDNYLNNEFTQLVLNPDVTTRSRGVMEKCSMCIQRIQGGKLQAKLEKRPLKDGDIKMACQEACSANAIVFGDANDPNSEVSKALRSERIYYVLEEINVKPGIGYMTKIRNTDTTVQA